In Candidatus Poribacteria bacterium, one genomic interval encodes:
- a CDS encoding HEPN domain-containing protein: MTTKNKQDHPLINEESIAVLVPGMLMSAKALIEFGSSEWKKEDPEALVPGTITSSIIISGHCAELLLKYKIKREGRTFKNTHDLYNLYRKLKMESKEKIQKEFDKLKSASEIALGEGWDSTEAIFQKARNASVNWRFVNKKSLTCDHRALYIAAVSVYKTTPFASKTYSRQEVKDPALKASVFGGLGRTTR, translated from the coding sequence ATGACTACGAAAAATAAACAAGATCACCCACTTATTAATGAGGAATCCATCGCCGTTTTGGTGCCTGGTATGTTGATGTCTGCCAAAGCCCTTATTGAATTCGGTAGTTCCGAATGGAAAAAGGAGGATCCAGAGGCACTTGTTCCTGGTACTATAACTTCTTCCATTATTATTAGTGGTCATTGTGCCGAATTGTTGCTGAAATACAAAATAAAACGAGAAGGTCGTACATTTAAGAATACCCACGACCTTTACAATTTGTACAGAAAATTGAAGATGGAGTCTAAAGAAAAAATACAAAAGGAATTTGACAAACTGAAGTCAGCATCTGAAATAGCACTGGGTGAGGGTTGGGATAGTACTGAAGCCATATTTCAGAAAGCGCGCAACGCTTCAGTGAACTGGCGTTTTGTGAACAAGAAGTCACTCACCTGCGACCACCGTGCGCTTTATATCGCAGCTGTGAGTGTATATAAAACTACTCCCTTCGCAAGTAAGACATATTCACGACAAGAGGTAAAGGATCCAGCACTTAAAGCCAGCGTTTTCGGCGGATTGGGCAGAACTACTCGGTAG
- a CDS encoding tetratricopeptide repeat protein: MDKIEASAYRRLREIDRNDPKKLIKINKDLIEKARSLGHDQRDGRQLPDLELLAELQHFGAATCLIDFTRSALVALWFACQQGSQREANGKVFAVRHDDMVRLKTVNPELIKEDIDYFLEPDKNGRYPLYQWQPKLQNNRIIAQQSVFVFSGAQIEAGAECVIDKNSKQNILIALDKISGITEANIYPDFDGFARLHAHNKSYIEPDAQDYLQRGIETHQNDNLDDAIEYYTEVIRLDPADTSVVSMAYYNRGVAYDGKNEVDLAIRDYNQTIQLNPNSADAYNNRGYAYRQKGEIERAIEDYDRAIQIKADNVLFYNNRAIALLHLKEWEKAKSDLTIARNMGVDIITLFRNTYASVTDFEQRYDIQMPADLVALLTPAQV; encoded by the coding sequence ATGGACAAAATAGAGGCATCCGCTTATCGTCGCCTCCGAGAAATCGACAGAAACGATCCAAAAAAGTTGATAAAAATCAACAAGGATTTGATAGAAAAAGCACGAAGTCTGGGACACGACCAGAGAGATGGCAGACAACTTCCTGATCTTGAACTACTGGCAGAACTTCAGCATTTCGGCGCAGCCACCTGTCTAATAGACTTCACGCGTAGTGCATTGGTCGCGCTCTGGTTCGCCTGTCAGCAAGGATCCCAAAGAGAAGCAAATGGTAAAGTATTCGCTGTCCGACACGATGATATGGTCCGTTTGAAAACGGTGAATCCCGAATTGATAAAAGAAGATATTGACTATTTTCTCGAACCGGACAAAAACGGTAGATATCCCCTCTATCAATGGCAACCCAAACTCCAGAACAATCGCATTATCGCCCAACAGTCTGTCTTTGTATTTAGTGGGGCCCAAATTGAAGCAGGGGCTGAATGTGTCATTGATAAAAATAGCAAGCAAAACATCCTAATCGCTCTGGATAAAATATCAGGTATCACCGAAGCTAATATTTATCCAGATTTCGATGGATTCGCTCGCTTACATGCCCACAACAAATCTTACATTGAACCCGATGCCCAAGACTATCTGCAACGCGGTATTGAAACTCACCAAAATGATAATTTAGATGATGCCATTGAGTACTACACTGAAGTTATACGATTAGATCCAGCGGATACCTCTGTTGTTTCCATGGCTTACTACAATCGTGGTGTTGCGTATGACGGAAAAAATGAGGTTGACCTTGCCATCCGAGACTATAACCAAACTATACAACTCAATCCAAATTCCGCCGATGCCTATAACAATCGTGGTTACGCTTACCGTCAAAAAGGCGAAATTGAACGCGCTATTGAAGATTATGACCGAGCTATACAGATCAAAGCAGATAACGTTCTGTTTTACAACAATCGCGCTATCGCACTATTACACCTCAAAGAGTGGGAAAAAGCCAAATCGGACTTGACGATTGCCCGAAACATGGGAGTAGATATCATTACTTTATTTCGTAACACTTACGCGAGCGTTACAGATTTTGAGCAGAGATATGATATTCAAATGCCAGCGGACCTCGTTGCACTCCTAACTCCCGCGCAGGTATAG
- a CDS encoding tetratricopeptide repeat protein: MQTQAEQTPYDITIERFNKAIERRPTFAQGYNYRGIAYGNIGEIDRAIEDFNTAIRRKENYAEAYSNRGAAYRIKGDYDRAFEDCNIAIRLDPNLPEAYNNRGIAYKLTGEIDRAIEDYNTAIELDPSFAYAYYNRGIVYYEKQEFDLAIKDYTKAIELRPNLVHPYNNRGNVYRKKGEYERAIKDYDAAIERNTDLAEPYYNRGMVFLRLKKWEKAKEDLTTARDKQENIIIEQFRKEYENVAALEQKHEIKLPEDIAALLTSP; this comes from the coding sequence ATGCAGACTCAAGCAGAACAGACCCCTTACGATATCACCATTGAGCGCTTTAACAAAGCGATTGAACGAAGACCTACTTTTGCCCAAGGCTATAACTATCGAGGTATTGCCTATGGTAATATAGGCGAAATTGACCGCGCCATTGAAGACTTTAACACGGCTATTAGACGCAAAGAAAACTACGCCGAGGCATACAGCAATCGAGGGGCAGCTTACCGCATCAAAGGTGACTATGATCGCGCATTTGAAGATTGCAATATAGCGATAAGACTTGACCCAAATTTACCAGAAGCATACAACAATCGCGGAATAGCGTATAAACTCACAGGTGAAATAGATCGGGCTATTGAAGACTATAACACAGCAATAGAACTTGACCCCAGTTTTGCTTATGCCTACTACAACCGTGGTATTGTTTACTATGAAAAACAAGAATTTGATCTCGCCATCAAAGATTATACCAAAGCCATAGAACTGAGACCAAACCTCGTCCATCCCTATAACAATCGTGGTAATGTTTACAGGAAAAAAGGCGAGTATGAACGTGCCATCAAAGATTATGACGCGGCGATAGAGCGTAACACTGATTTGGCAGAGCCATACTACAATCGGGGTATGGTATTCTTACGCTTGAAAAAATGGGAAAAAGCCAAAGAAGATTTGACAACTGCCAGAGACAAGCAGGAAAATATCATCATTGAACAGTTTCGCAAAGAATACGAAAACGTTGCCGCCCTTGAGCAGAAACATGAGATTAAACTACCGGAAGACATCGCCGCACTGCTAACTTCCCCGTAA
- a CDS encoding FRG domain-containing protein, whose product MNTQETELNGILEIIGRIAETTADGDFIYRGEPQHYEEVSSSLWRECREEIGTEEFDIEAIQERMLEAAKDYTHETDPFEILTELQHHGGHTNLIDFTTDNHIALFFACDGFLDQPGRIILFQRTEEINEEYKIREPQNPRNRVIAQKSIFVRPPKGFLESEPYDVIHIPQLLKEPILDHLQKQHGISTQTVYNDLHGFIRDQNTHLKECIEVYDAETQQREDDFQLESSQINKERET is encoded by the coding sequence TTGAACACACAAGAAACCGAACTGAACGGGATTTTAGAGATAATCGGTAGGATAGCAGAAACAACCGCCGATGGTGATTTCATCTATCGCGGCGAACCGCAACACTATGAAGAAGTTTCCTCAAGTCTGTGGCGTGAATGTCGGGAAGAGATTGGGACAGAGGAATTTGATATAGAAGCCATCCAAGAGCGAATGCTCGAAGCAGCGAAAGACTATACCCACGAAACAGATCCTTTTGAAATCCTGACCGAACTTCAACATCACGGTGGTCATACCAATCTTATAGACTTTACAACCGACAACCATATAGCCCTTTTCTTCGCATGTGACGGCTTCCTTGACCAACCCGGCAGGATAATTTTATTTCAAAGAACGGAAGAGATAAATGAAGAGTACAAAATTAGGGAACCACAGAATCCAAGAAACCGCGTCATAGCCCAGAAAAGCATATTCGTGCGACCTCCCAAAGGTTTCCTTGAGTCAGAGCCGTACGATGTAATTCACATTCCTCAATTGCTTAAAGAGCCGATATTAGATCATTTGCAAAAACAGCACGGTATCTCAACACAGACCGTCTACAACGATCTTCACGGGTTTATCAGAGACCAGAACACCCACCTGAAAGAATGCATAGAAGTTTACGATGCCGAAACGCAGCAGAGGGAAGATGACTTTCAGCTTGAATCGTCTCAAATCAATAAGGAGAGGGAGACATAA
- a CDS encoding TIR domain-containing protein has product MQKYDVALSFAGEDRQYAKALSALLEAGGYKPFYDENELSDLWGKNLYDYLSSVYKDRARYCVMFLSKHYERKLWTNHERQLAQAKAFQENREYILPVRLDDTEIPGIPPTVGYLDLRSMTIEEVYEALDKKLSGTIPKTAATDRITSSVAEKDTTEYVLLISEDRKSYFIPVQNARWDSTEISLELLPESPEETAFLRTLRRHINDTFARDVHIALALREDAAWVKPQEIVETASGSQIVWKVVFKEERHRQNANPLGEMTFGSLSPDTMAEMRARRILLDEKLGDLPPDFQNRTGPTGLFNEVTLEMFIRGGNGFQISASPIPSLYRFIGKSQSQFEKFARLTSILYLKLSNTVEEILQFDLKLLNSEQVEVKFKGRRHKRFMNVEPHTFEVNGTCQLSE; this is encoded by the coding sequence ATGCAAAAATACGATGTCGCATTGTCATTTGCCGGAGAAGATCGACAATATGCCAAGGCATTATCAGCTCTTCTTGAAGCGGGTGGATATAAACCCTTTTACGACGAAAATGAGTTATCTGATCTTTGGGGAAAGAACCTCTATGATTACCTATCATCGGTTTACAAAGACCGAGCGCGTTATTGTGTGATGTTTCTGTCTAAGCACTACGAGCGAAAGTTATGGACCAACCATGAACGCCAGCTTGCACAAGCCAAGGCATTTCAAGAAAACCGTGAGTACATTTTGCCAGTTCGCCTCGACGATACAGAGATTCCGGGCATTCCTCCCACAGTCGGGTATCTGGATTTACGTTCAATGACTATTGAAGAAGTGTATGAGGCTTTAGATAAGAAGTTATCGGGTACAATACCAAAAACCGCTGCAACGGATCGAATTACTTCCAGTGTCGCTGAGAAAGACACAACTGAATATGTCTTGTTAATTTCTGAAGATCGAAAGTCGTATTTCATTCCAGTTCAAAATGCACGTTGGGATTCAACAGAAATTTCGCTTGAACTGCTTCCAGAATCCCCTGAAGAAACTGCTTTTCTCCGCACATTAAGAAGGCATATCAATGATACATTTGCAAGGGATGTTCACATTGCACTTGCGCTCAGAGAAGATGCCGCGTGGGTAAAACCCCAGGAAATTGTAGAAACTGCATCCGGTTCTCAAATCGTTTGGAAAGTTGTTTTCAAAGAAGAAAGACACAGACAAAATGCGAATCCCCTTGGTGAAATGACATTTGGCAGTCTTTCACCAGACACGATGGCTGAAATGCGTGCAAGGCGCATCCTGCTTGACGAGAAATTAGGCGACCTCCCACCAGATTTCCAGAACCGAACAGGCCCCACGGGTTTATTCAATGAAGTTACATTGGAAATGTTTATTCGTGGAGGGAACGGATTTCAAATTTCTGCCTCACCCATCCCATCCTTATATCGCTTTATCGGGAAAAGCCAAAGTCAATTTGAGAAGTTTGCCCGTTTAACATCTATTCTTTACCTGAAACTTTCAAATACAGTTGAGGAGATACTTCAATTTGATTTGAAACTTTTGAATTCTGAACAAGTAGAAGTCAAATTTAAAGGACGGCGACACAAACGGTTTATGAACGTTGAACCCCATACCTTTGAAGTTAATGGCACTTGCCAACTCTCTGAATAA